One region of Brassica napus cultivar Da-Ae chromosome A10, Da-Ae, whole genome shotgun sequence genomic DNA includes:
- the LOC106369956 gene encoding uncharacterized protein LOC106369956, with amino-acid sequence MYIPELRGIIRWAREHQDQSNLVIKQNQEALEAALSSDNPDQSLIDGIYDILRKSYLAEEQFWQQRSRIQWLKQGDRNTGFFHAATRTRRKINAIPVLEDAQGGAVYEEHDITRVITDYFTQIFKTNGNNSFTQIQGLLSNKVTPEMNEALIAIPSDSEIREAVMSINGNKAPGPDGFSATFYQSYWHIVGEDVVKDVKNFFSSSYLHPQQNETHIRLIPKITGPRSVADYRPIALCNTHYKIIAKLLTRRLKPLLPSLISPTQSAFVSGRAISDNVLITHETLHFLRTSEAKKRCTMAVKTDMSKAYDRIEWGFVREVLKLLGFDPIWITWIMACIESVSYSFLINGAPQGLVKPSRGLRQGDPLSPHIFILCTEVLSALCAKGQADGSLPGVRVSNNSPPINHLLFADDTMFFCKSKPACVTALMKILSIYEAVSGQRINPQKSAITFSAKTPDSTRARVKETMEIYTEGGVGKYLGLPEQFGRKKRDIFASILDRIRQKSHSWRAKFLSGAGKQVMLKSVLSAMPCHAMSCFKLPLSLCKQIQSLLTRFWWDANPEKRKMCWVAWDTLVLPKYAGGLGFRDIVTFNDALLAKIGWRLIKDPQSLLAKVLLGKYAQNTSFLDCPISASASHGWRSVLAGRDLLRKGLGWAVGNGEQIRVWDAPWLSFKSPCQPMGPSTFETKNLMVSDLLCPITNRWDEEKIRRFLPQYEDIILQIKTSSTIATDTLLWLPEKTGTYSTKTGYGVAILSTRPLNLVNEPSGEKSHSGQLKPGKGGLPSFNCKTCGAHEDDLHVFLKCPLAEEVWNHIPTLHRPSSSLPSVAELIKQGGTLTPLPPTGSSSPLWPWVLWNLWKARNKLLFENRMFTAKEIVLKSIKDAKEWSQAQVNTGASTPVSPLSNRSPRHSPCAPPSFQPDVLVCSVDAAWDIHSGRCGIGGIFNSTSLMAPPNISEAHSHVSSALMAEAIAVHRAVSLAVYSNVRSLAVLSDSLSLINLLRKGEYQTELFGIMFDIYHFMSLFDVISFHFISRNFNCEADCVAKSALTMSVTNPLICG; translated from the exons ATGTACATCCCTGAACT GAGAGGCATCATTAGGTGGGCAAGAGAACACCAAGATCAGAGTAACTTAGTGATCAAGCAGAACCAGGAAGCTCTAGAAGCTGCACTCTCAAGTGATAATCCGGACCAGAGTCTCATTGATGGGATATATGATATACTTCGCAAGTCGTATCTAGCTGAGGAGCAGTTTTGGCAACAAAGAAGTAGAATTCAGTGGCTCAAGCAAGGCGATAGAAATACGGGATTCTTTCATGCTGCTACCAGAACCAGGAGGAAAATAAACGCCATCCCGGTTCTAGAGGACGCACAAGGTGGAGCTGTCTACGAGGAACATGATATTACTCGAGTGATCACTGATTATTTCACTCAAATTTTTAAGACCAACGGCAACAACTCCTTCACACAGATCCAAGGGCTCCTCAGCAACAAAGTAACACCGGAGATGAATGAGGCTTTGATTGCTATACCGAGTGATTCGGAAATTAGAGAAGCTGTGATGTCCATAAACGGGAACAAAGCCCCAGGACCCGATGGGTTTTCAGCTACATTCTACCAGTCCTACTGGCATATAGTGGGTGAAGATGTGGTAAAAGACGTTAAGAATTTTTTCAGCTCGAGTTACTTACACCCGCAGCAGAACGAAACTCACATCAGGCTTATCCCTAAGATTACGGGGCCGAGATCAGTGGCGGACTATCGTCCCATTGCTTTGTGCAACACCCATTATAAGATCATTGCAAAGCTTCTTACCCGGAGACTCAAACCGCTCCTGCCCAGCCTCATATCCCCCACCCAATCAGCGTTTGTTTCCGGTCGTGCGATCTCGGACAACGTTCTTATTACACATGAGACTCTCCACTTCCTACGAACCTCAGAGGCAAAGAAGAGGTGTACAATGGCTGTGAAAACAGACATGAGTAAGGCCTATGACAGGATAGAATGGGGTTTCGTCAGGGAGGTACTAAAGCTACTCGGCTTCGATCCAATTTGGATAACATGGATCATGGCGTGCATCGAGTCTGTTTCCTATTCTTTCTTGATAAATGGTGCACCGCAAGGATTAGTAAAACCCTCCCGAGGTCTTCGGCAGGGAGACCCGCTGTCCCCCCACATCTTCATACTATGCACTGAGGTTCTCTCAGCTTTGTGCGCAAAGGGTCAAGCGGACGGGTCGCTTCCGGGAGTAAGGGTATCAAACAACAGTCCACCAATTAATCACCTTCTCTTTGCGGACGATACCATGTTTTTTTGCAAATCAAAACCGGCATGTGTTACAGCTCTGATGAAGATCCTATCTATCTATGAGGCGGTTTCGGGTCAGCGGATAAATCCTCAGAAATCTGCGATTACTTTTTCGGCCAAAACACCCGATTCCACTCGAGCGCGGGTCAAAGAGACCATGGAGATTTATACCGAAGGAGGTGTAGGTAAATATCTCGGCCTTCCCGAACAGTTCGGACGCAAAAAGCGAGACATCTTTGCATCTATCCTTGACAGGATCCGACAAAAGTCTCATAGTTGGAGGGCTAAATTCTTATCTGGTGCCGGCAAGCAAGTGATGCTCAAGTCAGTACTCTCGGCCATGCCGTGTCACGCAATGTCTTGCTTCAAACTGCCACTCTCCCTATGTAAGCAAATACAATCCCTTCTTACTCGGTTTTGGTGGGATGCAAATCCGGAAAAGAGAAAAATGTGTTGGGTTGCTTGGGATACACTGGTTTTACCGAAATACGCAGGAGGACTTGGTTTTCGAGACATTGTAACCTTTAACGATGCTCTCCTTGCAAAAATCGGCTGGCGTTTAATCAAAGATCCGCAGTCTCTACTGGCTAAGGTTCTATTAGGGAAATATGCTCAGAACACCTCTTTCTTGGATTGTCCTATATCAGCCTCAGCCTCACATGGATGGAGAAGTGTCCTAGCCGGCAGAGATTTACTTCGGAAGGGCCTGGGCTGGGCAGTCGGGAATGGTGAGCAAATTAGAGTTTGGGATGCGCCCTGGCTCTCCTTCAAATCGCCATGTCAACCAATGGGACCCTCCACATTTGAAACCAAGAACCTGATGGTTAGCGACCTTTTGTGCCCCATAACAAACAGATGGGATGAGGAGAAGATCAGAAGATTCTTACCTCAGTATGAGGACATTATTTTGCAGATAAAAACCAGTTCAACTATAGCCACTGATACATTGCTCTGGCTACCGGAAAAAACAGGAACTTACTCCACAAAGACAGGTTATGGCGTGGCGATTTTAAGTACTCGGCCGCTGAACCTTGTGAATGAACCG AGTGGTGAGAAAAGCCATTCCGGTCAGCTCAAACCTGGAAAGGGAGGCTTGCCGAGTTTTAACTGCAAAACATGTGGAGCTCACGAAGATGACCTTCACGTTTTCCTCAAATGCCCACTGGCGGAGGAAGTCTGGAACCACATTCCGACTCTCCATAGACCTTCAAGTTCCCTTCCATCTGTGGCAGAATTGATTAAACAAGGTGGTACGCTTACTCCTCTACCACCTACTGGCTCATCTTCCCCATTGTGGCCTTGGGTTTTATGGAATTTATGGAAAGCTAGGAATAAGCTGCTGTTTGAGAACAGGATGTTCACAGCTAAAGAGATTGTACTAAAGAGTATTAAAGATGCCAAAGAGTGGAGTCAGGCACAAGTTAATACTGGAGCTTCAACGCCTGTGTCGCCTCTCTCAAATCGATCGCCCCGCCACTCGCCATGCGCCCCCCCGTCCTTCCAACCAGACGTGTTAGTCTGCAGTGTTGATGCGGCTTGGGACATTCACTCGGGAAGGTGCGGTATAGGCGGCATTTTCAACAGTACTTCACTGATGGCTCCCCCCAACATCTCGGAAGCACATAGTCACGTATCATCAGCTTTAATGGCCGAAGCCATTGCTGTCCATCGAGCGGTATCTCTTGCCGTCTACTCAAACGTCCGATCCCTGGCAGTTCTATCTGATTCTCTATCCCTGATCAACTTGCTGAGGAAGGGAGAGTACCAAACTGAACTGTTCGGTATCATGTTTGATATCTATCACTTTATGTCTCTATTCGATGTTATCTCCTTTCATTTTATCTCTCGAAACTTCAACTGTGAGGCTGATTGTGTGGCAAAATCAGCTCTTACAATGTCTGTAACAAACCCCCTTATTTGTGGGTAG
- the LOC106370634 gene encoding uncharacterized protein LOC106370634 isoform X3, with protein sequence MLLSLYNVMSSPPSYHTKVLCKYRVIVGVAVIFFVLVFFNQTYLNSQSFDSNIFTIKYQQRLVEPKETATNLSHLMFVLVGGSSTWRDRKVYVESWWRPNKTRGYIFFDVEPSEEFQPWSRALPPLKVNEDLKKLKIYPRLRNRIHTRIYRSILENYMLKQDEDVRWYVTGDDDSVFFVDNMVDVLSKYDHREKHYIGMFSETIKSNFYFSFDMAFGGGGYALSYPLVEALVEELDNCIERYYYIWGVDHLQSMCLADLGVDLSLDKGFHQLDLRGDLSGFLSSHPTAPLVSFHHFGSLEPIFPSMDHPGSVRHIMKAANVDQTRIVQQSICHVRATSWTFSVSWGYSVHIYEKIFARSYLKRPIETFRPWLRGRPPLYMFNTRRVSRNPCEAPHWFFFDSIEQENDGVVTSYTRKFPRNMTSCSFFGNTSADPLASIRVFSPKTPKPGRKVECCDVGYEGADVANIRLRDCRRHEIIA encoded by the exons ATGCTACTATCTCTGTATAATGTAATGTCGTCGCCTCCAAGTTACCACACAAAAGTCTTATGCAAATATCGTGTGATCGTAGGTGTGGCCGTGATCTTCTTCGTGCTCGTCTTCTTCAACCAAACATACCTCAATTCACAATCTTTCGATAGTAACATTTTCACCATAAAGTATCAACAGAGACTCGTGGAGCCTAAAGAGACGGCCACAAACTTGAGCCATTTGATGTTCGTTCTGGTTGGGGGCTCAAGTACGTGGAGGGATCGAAAAGTGTACGTAGAATCATGGTGGAGACCAAACAAGACACGCGGTTATATCTTCTTTGACGTGGAGCCGTCGGAAGAGTTCCAGCCTTGGTCTCGGGCCTTGCCGCCGTTAAAAGTCAACGAAGACCTCAAGAAACTGAAGATTTACCCGAGGCTTAGAAACCGAATCCACACTCGGATCTATAGGTCCATTCTTGAGAATTACATGCTTAAACAAGACGAGGATGTGAGatg GTATGTGACAGGTGATGATGACAGTGTTTTCTTCGTAGACAACATGGTGGATGTGTTGTCAAAATATGATCACAGGGAAAAACATTACATTGGAATGTTCTCGGAGACGATAAAGTCAAATTTTTACTTCTCGTTTGACATGGCGTTCGGAGGAGGAGGATATGCTCTAAGTTATCCCCTAGTGGAGGCTTTAGTGGAAGAATTGGATAATTGTATTGAGAGGTACTATTACATTTGGGGAGTGGATCATTTACAAAGTATGTGTTTGGCTGATTTGGGCGTTGATCTTAGCCTCGATAAAGGATTTCACCAG CTGGATCTACGCGGTGACTTATCAGGCTTCCTCTCGTCTCATCCAACGGCTCCTCTTGTCAGCTTCCACCACTTCGGATCCCTCGAACCAATTTTCCCGAGCATGGACCATCCTGGCTCAGTACGTCACATCATGAAAGCGGCCAACGTTGACCAAACACGGATCGTCCAACAGTCGATCTGCCACGTCAGAGCCACTAGCTGGACCTTCTCGGTCTCGTGGGGATACTCTGTGCATATCTATGAGAAGATATTCGCACGCAGCTACTTGAAGCGTCCTATAGAGACATTCCGTCCTTGGCTTCGAGGACGGCCTCCTTTATACATGTTTAACACGAGACGGGTGTCTAGAAATCCATGTGAAGCTCCGCACTGGTTCTTCTTCGATTCGATTGAACAAGAGAACGATGGAGTTGTTACTTCCTACACAAGGAAGTTTCCTAGAAACATGACTTCTTGCTCCTTCTTTGGTAATACTTCTGCGGATCCTCTTGCTTCTATCCGTGTCTTCTCTCCCAAAACTCCCAAACCG GGGAGAAAAGTGGAATGTTGCGACGTGGGATATGAAGGTGCAGATGTTGCAAACATAAGGCTTCGAGATTGTAGGAGACACGAAATCATCGCCTAA
- the LOC106370634 gene encoding uncharacterized protein LOC106370634 isoform X1, with the protein MVFKLNTPKPPLLTFKYHSSSFSMLLSLYNVMSSPPSYHTKVLCKYRVIIGVAVIFFVLFFFNQTYLKSQYFDSNIFTIKYQERLLQPKEAATNLSHLMFVLVGSSRTWRDRKVYLGSWWRPNVTRGNIFFDVEPSEEFQPWSPALPPLKVNEDLKKLKIYPKLTNRNHTRIYRSILENYRLKQDEDVRWYVTGDDDSVFFVDNMVDVLSKYDHTEKHYIGMFSETIKSNFHFSFDMAFGGGGYALSYPLVKALVEELDNCIERYHYIWAVDHLQSLCLADLGVDLSLEKGFHQMDLYGDISGFLSSQPTAPLVSLHHFETVTPLFPGMDRPGSVNHIMKAANVDQSRMLQQSICHVRACNWTFSVSWGYSVHIYEKIFPRSYLKLPIETFRPWWHGGRPPFYMFNTRPVSRDPCEAPHWFFFVSIEQEKEGVVTSYKRKFPRNMASCFFSGNTSADPLTTIRVFSPKTPKPGKKVECCDVEYEGANVAYMRLRDCRRHEIIA; encoded by the exons ATGGTTTTCAAACTAAATACTCCAAAACCTCCCTTGTTAACCTTCAAATATCATTCATCATCTTTCTCCATGCTACTATCTCTGTATAATGTAATGTCGTCGCCTCCAAGTTACCACACAAAAGTCTTATGCAAATATCGCGTGATCATAGGCGTGGCCGTGATCTTCTTcgtgctcttcttcttcaaccaaACATACCTCAAATCACAATATTTCGACAGTAACATTTTCACCATAAAATATCAAGAGAGGCTCTTGCAGCCTAAAGAGGCGGCAACAAACTTGAGCCATTTGATGTTCGTTCTGGTCGGGAGCTCACGTACGTGGAGGGATCGAAAAGTTTACTTAGGATCATGGTGGAGACCAAACGTGACACGTGGTAATATCTTCTTTGACGTGGAACCGTCGGAAGAGTTCCAGCCTTGGTCTCCGGCCTTACCGCCGTTAAAAGTCAACGAAGACCTCAAGAAACTGAAGATTTACCCGAAGCTTACAAACCGAAACCACACTCGGATCTATAGGTCCATTCTTGAGAATTACAGGCTCAAACAAGACGAGGATGTGAGATG GTATGTGACGGGTGATGATGACAGTGTTTTCTTCGTAGACAACATGGTGGATGTGTTATCAAAATACGATCACACGGAAAAACATTACATCGGAATGTTTTCGGAGaccataaaatcaaattttcactTCTCATTTGACATGGCATTCGGAGGAGGAGGTTATGCTCTAAGTTATCCTCTAGTGAAGGCTTTAGTGGAAGAATTGGATAATTGTATTGAGAGGTACCATTACATTTGGGCAGTGGATCATTTACAGAGTTTGTGTTTGGCTGATTTGGGCGTTGATCTTAGCCTTGAAAAAGGATTTCACcag ATGGATCTATACGGTGACATATCAGGCTTCCTCTCGTCCCAACCAACGGCTCCTCTTGTCAGCCTCCACCACTTCGAAACTGTCACACCACTTTTCCCTGGCATGGACCGTCCAGGTTCGGTCAATCATATCATGAAAGCAGCCAACGTGGACCAATCACGGATGCTACAACAGTCGATATGCCACGTCAGAGCATGTAACTGGACCTTTTCGGTCTCGTGGGGATACTCTGTTCATATCTATGAGAAGATATTCCCACGGAGCTACTTGAAGCTTCCAATCGAGACATTCCGTCCTTGGTGGCACGGAGGACGGCCTCCTTTTTACATGTTTAACACGAGACCAGTTTCTCGAGATCCATGTGAAGCTCCTCACTGGTTCTTCTTTGTTTCGATTGAACAAGAGAAGGAAGGAGTTGTTACTTCTTACAAAAGGAAGTTTCCTAGAAACAtggcttcttgcttcttctctGGTAATACTTCTGCGGATCCTCTTACTACAATCCGTGTCTTCTCTCCCAAAACTCCCAAACCG GGGAAAAAAGTAGAATGTTGCGACGTGGAATATGAAGGTGCAAATGTTGCATACATGAGACTTCGAGATTGTAGGAGACACGAAATCATCGCCTAA
- the BNAA10G29920D gene encoding uncharacterized protein BNAA10G29920D: MGDDDSLFFVDNIVDVLSKYDHTEKRYIGMFSESTKSNFRLAFEMAYGGGGYALSYPLVEALVAKLDECIEKYHFIWAGDKLQSYCLADLGADLIPEKGFHQMDLRGDLSGLLSSHPTAPLLSLHHFDAVAPLFPGMNRHGSVLQIMKAANVDQSRMLQQSICYVRASNWTFSVSWGYSAHVYEKIFPRSYLKLPIETFRPWLRGWFPFYMSNTRRVSRNPCEAPHWFFFDSIEQVDGGVVTSYTRKFIRNMTSCSFSCDISADPLASIRVFSPITPKEVSSSHE; the protein is encoded by the exons ATGGGTGatgatgatagtcttttcttcGTAGACAACATAGTGGATGTGTTGTCAAAATACGACCACACGGAAAAACGTTACATCGGAATGTTTTCGGAGTCGACAAAATCAAATTTCCGCTTAGCATTTGAAATGGCATACGGAGGAGGAGGATATGCTCTAAGTTATCCTCTGGTCGAGGCTTTGGTGGCAAAACTAGATGAATGTATTGAAAAGTATCATTTCATTTGGGCAGGCGATAAGTTACAGAGTTATTGCTTGGCTGATCTTGGTGCCGATCTTATCCCGGAGAAAGGGTTTCATCAG ATGGATCTACGAGGTGACTTGTCGGGTTTGCTCTCGTCACATCCAACGGCTCCTCTTCTCAGCCTCCACCACTTCGACGCCGTAGCACCACTTTTCCCTGGCATGAACCGTCACGGCTCAGTCCTTCAAATTATGAAAGCGGCCAACGTAGACCAATCACGGATGCTACAACAGTCGATATGTTACGTCAGAGCTAGTAACTGGACCTTCTCGGTCTCGTGGGGATACTCTGCTCATGTCTATGAGAAGATATTCCCACGAAGCTACTTGAAGCTTCCCATCGAGACATTCCGTCCTTGGCTCCGAGGATGGTTTCCGTTTTACATGTCTAACACGAGACGGGTGTCTAGAAATCCATGTGAAGCTCCTCATTGGTTCTTCTTTGATTCGATTGAACAAGTGGACGGAGGAGTTGTTACTTCCTACACAAGGAAGTTTATTAGAAACATGACTTCTTGTTCTTTCTCTTGTGATATTTCTGCGGATCCTCTTGCTTCGATCCGAGTCTTCTCTCCCATAACTCCCAAAGAGGTTAGTTCATCCCATGAgtaa
- the LOC106370634 gene encoding uncharacterized protein LOC106370634 isoform X2, translating to MVFKLNTPKPPLLTFKYHSSSFSMLLSLYNVMSSPPSYHTKVLCKYRVIIGVAVIFFVLFFFNQTYLKSQYFDSNIFTIKYQERLLQPKEAATNLSHLMFVLVGSSRTWRDRKVYLGSWWRPNVTRGNIFFDVEPSEEFQPWSPALPPLKVNEDLKKLKIYPKLTNRNHTRIYRSILENYRLKQDEDVRWYVTGDDDSVFFVDNMVDVLSKYDHREKHYIGMFSETIKSNFYFSFDMAFGGGGYALSYPLVEALVEELDNCIERYYYIWGVDHLQSMCLADLGVDLSLDKGFHQLDLRGDLSGFLSSHPTAPLVSFHHFGSLEPIFPSMDHPGSVRHIMKAANVDQTRIVQQSICHVRATSWTFSVSWGYSVHIYEKIFARSYLKRPIETFRPWLRGRPPLYMFNTRRVSRNPCEAPHWFFFDSIEQENDGVVTSYTRKFPRNMTSCSFFGNTSADPLASIRVFSPKTPKPGRKVECCDVGYEGADVANIRLRDCRRHEIIA from the exons ATGGTTTTCAAACTAAATACTCCAAAACCTCCCTTGTTAACCTTCAAATATCATTCATCATCTTTCTCCATGCTACTATCTCTGTATAATGTAATGTCGTCGCCTCCAAGTTACCACACAAAAGTCTTATGCAAATATCGCGTGATCATAGGCGTGGCCGTGATCTTCTTcgtgctcttcttcttcaaccaaACATACCTCAAATCACAATATTTCGACAGTAACATTTTCACCATAAAATATCAAGAGAGGCTCTTGCAGCCTAAAGAGGCGGCAACAAACTTGAGCCATTTGATGTTCGTTCTGGTCGGGAGCTCACGTACGTGGAGGGATCGAAAAGTTTACTTAGGATCATGGTGGAGACCAAACGTGACACGTGGTAATATCTTCTTTGACGTGGAACCGTCGGAAGAGTTCCAGCCTTGGTCTCCGGCCTTACCGCCGTTAAAAGTCAACGAAGACCTCAAGAAACTGAAGATTTACCCGAAGCTTACAAACCGAAACCACACTCGGATCTATAGGTCCATTCTTGAGAATTACAGGCTCAAACAAGACGAGGATGTGAGATG GTATGTGACAGGTGATGATGACAGTGTTTTCTTCGTAGACAACATGGTGGATGTGTTGTCAAAATATGATCACAGGGAAAAACATTACATTGGAATGTTCTCGGAGACGATAAAGTCAAATTTTTACTTCTCGTTTGACATGGCGTTCGGAGGAGGAGGATATGCTCTAAGTTATCCCCTAGTGGAGGCTTTAGTGGAAGAATTGGATAATTGTATTGAGAGGTACTATTACATTTGGGGAGTGGATCATTTACAAAGTATGTGTTTGGCTGATTTGGGCGTTGATCTTAGCCTCGATAAAGGATTTCACCAG CTGGATCTACGCGGTGACTTATCAGGCTTCCTCTCGTCTCATCCAACGGCTCCTCTTGTCAGCTTCCACCACTTCGGATCCCTCGAACCAATTTTCCCGAGCATGGACCATCCTGGCTCAGTACGTCACATCATGAAAGCGGCCAACGTTGACCAAACACGGATCGTCCAACAGTCGATCTGCCACGTCAGAGCCACTAGCTGGACCTTCTCGGTCTCGTGGGGATACTCTGTGCATATCTATGAGAAGATATTCGCACGCAGCTACTTGAAGCGTCCTATAGAGACATTCCGTCCTTGGCTTCGAGGACGGCCTCCTTTATACATGTTTAACACGAGACGGGTGTCTAGAAATCCATGTGAAGCTCCGCACTGGTTCTTCTTCGATTCGATTGAACAAGAGAACGATGGAGTTGTTACTTCCTACACAAGGAAGTTTCCTAGAAACATGACTTCTTGCTCCTTCTTTGGTAATACTTCTGCGGATCCTCTTGCTTCTATCCGTGTCTTCTCTCCCAAAACTCCCAAACCG GGGAGAAAAGTGGAATGTTGCGACGTGGGATATGAAGGTGCAGATGTTGCAAACATAAGGCTTCGAGATTGTAGGAGACACGAAATCATCGCCTAA